The Helianthus annuus cultivar XRQ/B chromosome 15, HanXRQr2.0-SUNRISE, whole genome shotgun sequence genomic sequence TGCTTATGAGGGGTGAGAATCCGTGATTTGATCAATTTTAATTTGAGGTTTATAATAACCAGGGCTATTCAAAATCGTGGGTAGTAGCTCGTTCGAAGCTTGATCAGATTTAGCTTGGAAAAACTCGCTCAATAAGGCTTTGTTTGAAACTGAGCTGAGTCgactcggttagaaagtgagcctagctcggctcatAACCAGCCGGATTGCTTAGGTttggctcgcttggtagctcGGCTTAGCTTGAATTATTTTACttgaaatatatattatttttctatacattataatatattacaaaaaagctgatatatattaaattacacttttaaatacatgtaaataataatcagttttatgtaatatattataatgtatagaaaaataatatatatttcaaGTAAACTAATCCAAGCTAAGCCATATATATATAGTGCGAGTGGGCAACACTAAAAAATTGGGGAATcggggaacactcttaaaaataTAACTTAACATGCTAAAAATCAcctttttcaatcttttttttCGACGGTACTTTTTATAAATACTTGtagaagcatttttaataaaaaaaatcaaaaactaaaaatataaaaaaaaattgtttaaaaaaggcaaattttttttacaaaaatatttttttattcgaatagtttctacccatttttataaggaaaagcgctgattttttttttttaaaatattgatttttaacatgttaagttaatttataacacatatatttttaactgtttttaaacattttttttaatatttttagtttttgatttttttattaaaaatgtttctacaTGTATTGATAAGAAAAAGTAtcgaaaaaaataaataaaaaaaaacttatttttaacatgttaagtataatttttaagagtgttctcCGGTTCCTCAATTTTttaagtgttccccaatgaactctcccatatatatatatatatatatatatatatatatatatatatatatatatatatatatatatatatatagggaaagtataatgtacttcaaggcttaacctacattaacatacatgacaaaaaaatataacgtgcgttattatcatagaacgtgcgtgattatagtctcatgcgtgattatgtggtcccatgcgtgattatgtggtcccatgcgtgattatgtggtcccatgcgtgattatacccctgatccaacggttaccattgtctcctacgtgatgtatgataaggctttttgtatgttaaccttactctatatatatatatatatatatatatatatatatatatatatatatatatatatatagggagccgctagaatgaaaaccaccacgagttgtaagaaccgcgagaactacaccccacgggtgggcgttcaccatgatttttttttacaactagatgtgtgtattataaacacagccgtaaaaaaaaaatttaaacgccgcggccgaggggctagttttttacaccacaagtttggtgaaaaaaaagaaaaaagaaaaaaaattaaaaacaccaaacttgtggtgtaaaaaactaccccctcggccgcgacatttaaaattttttttacggctgtgtttataatacacacatctagttgtaaaaaaaatcatggtgaacgcccacccgtagggtgtagttctcgcggttcttacaactcgaggtggttttcattctagcagtcctatatatatatatatatatatatatatatatatatatatatatatatatatatatatatatatatatatatatatatatgggaaggttcaaatgaaaaccactagttatcgtgaaaactcgaaaactaactaaaaaatccaaaaaaacataccaattttttttttattgcataccaatttttgccatttaaattatataaaaaaaattttcaaaaaaaaaaaaaaaattgtagtgcacatatGTAATATTACACATGTGagttattacacatgtgcactacaatttttttttttgaaaatcttttttttatataaaaaaactagcgatttttataaaaaatgaaaaaaaaatttgtgtgttttttactCTTTTtcagttagttttcgagttttcacaataaaagtggttttcagttgaaccatcccctatatatatatataggggaatgttcaaatgaaaaccactagttatcgcgaaatctcgaaaactaactaaaaaagcctaaaaaatataacaattttttaCATACTAATTTTCGCTATTTtaggtatataaaaaaactttttttcaaaaaaaacattttttttttgtagtgcacatgtgtaatagtacacatgtgtatgtgtactacacatgtgaattattacacatgtgcattacaaaaaaagatttttttaaaaaagagtttttttaaatgtaaaaaactagtgatttttaataaaaaattgaaaaaaaaattgtgtgttttttaggcttttttagttagttttcgagttttcacgataaaagtggttttcattttaaccatctcctatatatatataggggatggttttgatttgaaccatcccctacatattttcgagttttcgcgataaaagtggttttcattggAACCACTTTGTTTTTTCAACTCTTCGTTGGACAGAGAGGATTTTGAAGGGGTAGTGAAGAGGGCGTTGGTTGAAGGGGTTTTTTCGGGTGCTCCTGATACTCGTCTGATGAAAAAAATTAGGCGTCTTAGAAAAGCTATCGAGGAATTGAAATTTGTGACTACTAATAATGAGCTAAAAAAGAATTAGGTCTCAAAGAAGAATTGCATCAGTTGTTGGAGGATTGTTTAGTTTCTAGAGATCTTACGGAAATTGAGGTGTGGGTTTTAGAAGAGTCTAAAACAAGAATTAAGGAAATTGAAAATTTGAAATATAAGGACATCAAACAAAAATCGTGCAGTAAGTGGGCGATGAACGGGGACAACAACACGAGGTACTTTCATGGTATGATTAATAAGAGACGTATGAGTAATAATATTCCGGGGTTGTGGTCAATGGGGCATAGGTATCTAAGCCGACTATTGTCAAAAGAGAGGTTTTGGGATTTTTTCGGAAGAAATTTATAGAAGATATGAAGATTAGACCGAGACTGTCTTGTTTGGATCTGAGAAGGTTGACCACGACTGACTCAGATTGGTTGCTTAGTCGGTTTTCTGTGAAGGAGATTAAAGAGGCTGTGTTTGAGTGTGGCAATGATAAGGCGCCAGGGCCTGACGGGTTTAATTTTCGCTTTAAAAAGAGGTTCTGGGAGTTTTTTGAGGCTGATTTTGtggatatttttgagcatttcCATGAGGTTGGCTCTTTTAGTGGAGGGGTTGGTTCGTCGTTTATTACTTTGGTCCCTAAACTGGGTGATCTAACGGAGCTTTGGGATTATCGTCTGATTAATTTGATTGGTTTCATCAGTAAAGTGGTCTCCAAAGTTCTAGCGAACAGGCTAAAGATGGTTACTGGGAAGGTAGTGTCGGAGTCGCAATCGGCTTTCTTGAGTGGCAGATACATCTTGGACGGACCTCTCATGACTAATGAGGTTCTGTCTTGGGCGAGAAAGGTGGGGAAGGAGCTCTTTTTGTTTGAAATTGACTTTGATAAGGCGTATGACAATGTGAGTTGGGAGTTTTTGTTGTTTGTTCTTGATCAGATGGGATTCCCGGCTCAGTGGTGTACTTGGATTCATGGGATTCTTTCGGTTGCCAGATCGTCTGTCCTAGTCAACAGGTCGCCCATCtccccgtttttatttattttagtcaTGGAAGCTTTTTCGGGTCTGCTTAAGAAAGCTTGTCATATTGGCGCTTTTGATGGTGTTCGGTTACCTAAGGATGGCCCTATTCTTTCACATTTGTTGTATGCGGATGACGATATGTTAAAAGGGGAGTGGTCTAATTTTAATTTCGCAAACATGAGAAGGATTCTTAGGATTTTTTTTCTTATGTTCGGGGTTGAAGATCAATTTGCACAAATCTGTTCTCTATGGGATTGAGGTTAGTGGCGAAGACGTTAATCTTAAGGCGTTAGGTTTGAGTTGTAAGCGGGGTTGATCCCTTTTCTTTACTTGGGTATTAAGGTTGGAGCAAATATGAATAGGATCTCTAATTGGGATCCGGTTATGGATATTTTCCGGTCTCTGTTATCTAAATGGAAAGTTAACTCTCTTTCTATAGGAGGTCGGGTTACTCTCATTAAATCGGTGATGGAAAGCTTGGCGAATTACTACTTTTCGTTGTTTAAGGCTCCGGTTAAAGTGGTCAATACCTTGGAGATGCTCATGAGAAGATTTTTGTGGGGTGGCTCGGATGAAATAAAAAAAGTTAAGTTGGGTAGCTTGGGATACAGTGACGAGGCCAAAGACGGAGGAGGGTTTGGGCATTTCAAAGTTAGACTTGAATAATAATGTTTTGATCATAAAATGGTTTTGGAGATACTGCACCGAACAAAACGCGCTATGGAGAATGGTGATCGACTCAAATCATGGGTCCAACCGTAAATGGGGAACGGTTCCGGTGAACAGTAGTGTTACGGGAGTGTGGAAAAACTTGGTCATGGCTATTAATAAGATAAAGAGTAATGGAATTGGCATTAAGGATATGATTAGAGGCAAAGTGGGCTGTGGGTCAGAAGTTCGGTTTTGGATCAAACCGTGGATTTGTCAAGATTCTTTGAAAGATTGATTCCCTAATATTTTTAGATTGGAGAAGTCAAAATGTTGCAAGGTTGTTGACCGATGTTCTTGGCTAGATGGGCACCCCACGATGACGTGGTGTTGGTTGGCTGCTCCAGCTTTGTCGACCGAGGTAACAGAAAGGGCCGATTTAGAGCTCCTTTTATCTAATTATAATTGTCGCAGGGGTGAAGATCTTTGGTAGTGGAACGACAACAACAACCCTTCGTTTTCGGTGGCGAGTGCAAAGGTTTGGTTGGCTGGTACGATGGCAAATCCGGTTCGGTTCAACTTCAAGTGGCGTAAATGGATTCCTAGCAAATGTAATATTTTCATGTGGCGAGCTTTTCTGGGTCGTCTTCCAACGAAGGTCGAGTTGTTCAAAAGGAACGTGTATGCCAAAGAAAATTTTTGTCTCTTGTGTGAAGCTGGGGAGGAATCTATGGACCATATTTTGACAGGTTGTGTCTTTGCGGCTGGTGTGTGGAATGGAATTTCCGTATGGTGCGGAACACCTAATATTTTTGCCTTCTCAGTCAAAGATCTGGTTTTAGTTCATGATTCTTTGGGAGTAACATGGCATAAGAATCTGGCTGTTTGAGGGATTATAATCATCGCTTGTTGGAGGCTGTGAAAGGAAAGGAACGACAAAATGTTTTCTAATAAGAGCTGCAAAGTTTTGGATATAGTGTTTGACGTAAAGTCGATTGGTTTTTTTGTGGTTCAAAAATAGGTTTAAAAGGGGTACGGTGGATTGGGACACTTGGTGTAAATTCGAGATGATGTAAGTGTGTTGTCTTTTTGTTGGGCTTGCTATTTCCACCTTGGTGATAGCTTGGTCCCGTGGTTTTTAATGGTTTTTAATGAAAGTCgtttcttaaaaaaaataaaaattactagTTGGTCAATACGGGGTTGTTTGGGTTAGCTTTTAACTTGTGACTTATTAACTTTTTATAAGTCATAAGTAAAAAAATTTGAACTCCTCATTTTCTCCTTTTTAAACTATAAAACTCCTTCTCAACCCTTATTCAAACACTATCAAAATGACTTATTAACTTTttatagggtaaattacatttttcgtcctttatgtttgtatcggattgcaccagataccctttaacttcaataattataaTCACAGTCATTTATTTGAAAAACTTATTACATCTCTCGTCCTTTGGTCCTAACCTTGTTAAAATTTTTAATTAAGTATGACATATGCTATGCACATGAGGACATTTACGTCTTTTTACCCCCAATCTCTCTAAAACACCATTCTCCAACCCTAAATCACCATCATCCTTCCTTTTCCCTTGACCCCATACCCAGCCATCAGCCATTAGCTCAAGAACGAAGCTCCAACCACCATAATTACAGATTCACCCAAACCGCCACCTCCTAGGATCATGTTCACCATAATCAACTTGAATTCGAACCTTATTAATCGAATCCGAATTGagtcgaatttcgaattttttgaATCCAAATCGAATTCTAAACACCCCTATCGGGGAGATCACAGGAGCACCGATGGAAGTCATTTAATTTGATGTCTCAATGAGGCATTGACCGAATAGTCAAGTAGTGAGGTGGTCTTGAGGCGTGTTGGTGTATTCCTGGGTTTTAAGACCTTAAGTCTAGTACAACTATTAATGGGCCATGAGGGAGTTAAGTATAATGGTAAACATAACACACTTTAAGATAAGTCCATTGTGAGTATTGCATCTTATATTTAGGGCCTAGTAATTAtttgaaaaaaataatttttatgaTCTGGTTCGGTCCGGCTTTATACGACTGTTTTTTTAGAAACCACAAACCATGTTAGAAATTAAACTAGATAGGAAGTTAACGGCATGGTGGCGGTTAACGGCCACGATTGCGGTTAAGTAGTTAACCAACCAATATCACACCCCTTTATCACCCACTTTCATTATCTTGTATTTTCATTATCTTGTATACATTAGAAGTAATGCATCTATTTGTATTCACCAATCACCACACTCAAACTCTTAATCTACAATTAATCTTCATAAACAATAATTTATTGTTCATGAGGCTATGATCCAACAAACCAGAACATTCTAAActgtttaaaatttttaaatagaAAAACTTTTATAAAACTGGAGAACGAAACCAAACCAATGACTAGTTGGGGTGATTTACCAGTTTTAATGAAGTTGTAGTAACATCGCTTATGTTGTTACTTATgaaatacaaaaaataaaaaaataattaatatatattttaaaaaatgcAGAGAATTAAATAACATTTTTTCCCTAAATCTCATGATCCAAATTTAATTTTACTATAATTATTCAATAACAACTTAAAACACAAAGTCGGTGGGTGGACTTTGTGTTTTAAGTCCTCAACATTTACAAAAAATACACATTTAGTCCTTTTATGTATTAAGTCTTTAACATTTACAAAAAATACACATTTAGCCCTTGAACATTTATGTTCTTTCAATTTTCATATATTATAATTCTAACTCCAATACTTTTACTTTCTAACCTCTTATACTTTTAATTTTTTCACTTCACACTTTCAAACTAAGTAAGTTACACATTCATTCTAACTTTTGGTAATTGACAACTTTGATCCGCCAACtttttctacttaataacttgacGTCTCATTTTATTTGAATTGCTTTTACGACTTTGGACCATAGCGTCACACATTATTATACTATTTTTTTAATCTATGTATAACCATATTAATttctaaattacttttacgactttacacgATTGTCTAAAATATTGTTACAACTTTACACCGCAATGATCGAGccatactatatatatatatatatatatatatatatatatatatatatatatatatatatatatatatatatatatatatgtatatatatatatatatatgtatatatacacccAATGGTGTTAATGTCATGAACGTACCGTGTGTAACAAAGTAAAAAGCGTATAATGTCACGTGCGGGCATCAAACGTTATTGTCATCATTGTACGTTGTAACCAcaaatgcttatataggttacactgACTTTGATCAGATACATCAAACACGTGTTTTATATGGTCAATGCATCACATAATGTGTCGTCCGCTATAAACAACTAAGGTGCCGTCGGCGTAATGTGTTGTGTATCGCAGTTTTAAAGTACCTGTCATTTTAAATTCATGTTTTGATGTAAACTTTTTCTCAAGTGAGTCAGGTAAAAAAATAATACGTTTTATACTTATTTTATGTACATTCGTAAACTGTATTCGAAAGcgagttgggtcaaatataatacgttttcattcgatAGCGACGTAATTTTTTTTCAGTAAAGAGTATGGTtaaatataaagtataaatacGAGTGACTTTAACTTTTGACGCCGCCGCAACGTGCGACGGGTCAAAATCCtagtatatattaaaacaaaatgtCGGTGGCCATCACATCAAAGCCACCGCCTTTGTTTATATATAAGAgtgttttcataaaaaaaataatcaaattGGTATAGTTCTTCAGTGGTTTCGTTGTCATATGGTAACGCAGAGGTCAATAGTTCGATCCTCTCATTTGAACTTGACACCGTTACTTCTTATTTTTTAAGTAAGTAATATATTCACCTCTAACTTAACACCACAATGTGCGACACattattatactttttttttatctatgtctaaCCAAATTAATGTCTAAATTATTTTTAAGACTTTACATCGCTATCTAAATTACTTTTAAGACTATACAACGCAACGAATGAGACATACTCTTTTTTATCTATGTCTAATGACGTTAATGTCACAAACGTGTAATGTAATGTCATGTGCAGACGCCACACATAACGTCATCGTTGTAGCCGCAACGCTTATATAGGTTACACCGAGTTAGATCAAATACATTAAAACACGCGCTTttatatggttaacgcatcacataacgtgTCGTCGTGTATAAATAGCTAAGAcgtcgccgccgcaacgcgcgactaTGACAACAATCTAGTTTTTATTAGATAACATAtttaaaagaagaaacaaaattagGAATGTGAAAAAGTAAGTTTCTAAAACACATCCATTAAGGGTTATtccaaattattattatttttaccGTACATTCATATAACGGAGAATTTTTTAAGGTACATTGAGAGGTATTTTGCACTTCCCGACAAAGTTGAGGAGTATCATGTGCACCCCTCAGGATACACACAGATCCACTCTGGTCGGTAGCACAATAGTGATCAATGTAGGAACTAATGTTGATAAATAGCTACAACGAGTTGACATCAACCCGTGCGTTGCGGCGGGATGTTAATTATGAATCTTCTTAATATCATTGTATAATATGAAAGGAATGTTTAATGTTGTATATTATATCCTTTAAAACCATTTTCATTGAAAACACAAATCCTGATTTCAAAAGGTGTACACGTTTGTTGAAAATTAAATCACATAAGATTTCTGAAATCGTATTTAAAACATGTACATCTCATTTGTGAGATAGCGCCACGTTGTTCTCATATAACCCCAATTCATGATTTGACTCCCTCTCTTAGATTCTTGCTCAACTACCATTACCATCATAGGGTTTTCGACCAAAGGTTTTAGGCCGCGACAGTCGTTCATCGCCGTCAACATCACGTCCATTGTAGGCCTGCAGATTGGCAAAGAAAGTAAGCCGACATGGTAGTACAGAGATGGTGTCGTTGTCGTCCTACACATTTCTCTATTCACCCACTCAACATTGCCTTGGCATTGTTGGCAGAATCGTACCAGTCAGGTGTCGACGGGGAGAAAACAATTACAAATACTTCGCCGGGTTCGACACAGATTACAGATGAACATGGCAATTTGCAGAAAACAATTTGAAGAATTTAATTAAATTGTTGGGACTTGGGACATGACCAGTGGTTTTTGTAATGGTGGTGATGGTTATATAGTGTGGTGAAAAGGTGGCAAACGACTGGTGGAAACGGTGGTGGGAGGAGGCGTGACTGGTGGAAGCAGTGGTGAGAGGAGGGCCGTCGGTTTGGTCAGTTTTGGCGGGAATGTTTTGGGCGGTTTGGCGGGATTATTTTGTGCCCTGATGTGTTTGATTTTCATGCTAACCGACACGTCTTTTATATTTTATGATTCTTGGGAATTAAAAAAACATGCCGCATGAGACGGGATGCAATGTATCTCAAGACGGTTACTTCTTTTCAAATGGTGCGATGATGGTTTTGTTGTAAATGGTGACTCAAGTTGCTTTTTGTATTAGTATATAATGGTAGTTAGTACTGAAGGAGTGGTAAGATATACAAAAAGGTTAATTATGGTTAGTCAGAGTAACCTCATAAGCGGTAAGGAGAAAATGTTTTTGAGGGATTAAACAGTttttttcattataatttatacATAATAGTTTTGATTTAGTTTAATAAGAGATCGCTAACATTGTATTCTTTGAATCAATTCGATCTAGTTCCAATTTCAATCCCATGTTTTAGTTACAAAATATTTAGTtgtatatttttacaaacaaggGGTGTAACCCAAGTTGGTAATTGTATTAGTATATAATTACTCTAGCATTAGCAGATTTGCAATGCTTGCCTTGATTAAACTATACAAGTGGCAATATATCGGATCTTTGATGTGAGTTGGAGCTAGCTTCGTGTAACGAGACACTCGTGTATCATATCGGTTCACGTGTGAACATTAAACATATGAATACACGGTATCATAAATGTGGCATTGGGCGACAACCCATACGTGGGCACTTATTAAATAGTCTGTTTTCCACGTTAGATTCTCCTACCAAATGCCAACGAAGAAATCAGAAATATGTATGCTGATTTGGGTGCAAGTTCAGCTGTTTCAAAGGATTCCATGTGTAGTTTCACATGCTTATTAAATCTATGTGATTAATCTACGCCAACATGGGTTTGTATAAATATACAAGGAATAGAAAGTTTAGTTATCAATCCAAACATTTGGCAAATTACTAGCCAAACCGAACCCAAAAATGTCTTTCACATCATCTTCTTTGTTATCCAAGAATTGTCATGCCATTCGATCCATTAGTTTGCCAACCCGATCACACCCGAGCACGCTTCAAGTCGAAGAGGAACTTGTCAAATTCAAAACTTGGGAGACATCTGTTTCATGTATTTCTGACGCAGAAACAATTTACCACGGTCTAACAAATCTTGGTAGATTGTATACATGTGTAGACGATTTACTGAGTTTGCCACTGACCCGCCAAGCCCTTTCGCACCATCAATATGAGAAAGTGGTCCATGAGTTGGAGGATCGATCCATGAGGCTTTTGGACATTTGTGGCTCTTTCAGAGACATTGTTTCACAAGTCAAGGCACATGTAAGAGATGTTCAATCAGCATTGAGGAGAAAAGGGGATCTAAATCATCTGAACATAGATGCTTCATTCCTCAAGAAACTAATCAAGGATGCCAAGAAAAGTGTTGCGGAGTTTAATCAAATCGATCACGCTTACAGCGCAAAACCCTTGAATATTGTCCCACATCTTGCATTGGTAACTCAAGTACTAAGAGAAGTTAGTGAAGTCAGCATTTCTGTCTTTAGAACGCTCTTGTTCTATTTGTCAAAATCCATTTCAAAGCCAAAGCCGGCAACTAAATGGTTCACAGTctcaaaacttattaaaaaagGACCAACTAAATGCAAAGATCAACATCAAATTCGTGTTGAGGCTTTCGATAGCAGCACTGAAGACATTGAGAATGCTTTGGAGTGCTTGTTTAGGAGGTTGATCATTACAAGGGCTTCACTCCTAAATATTATATCTCAATAATGTGATTCTTGTAATTTTTGGTCACTGTAAAGTGTACAGTTCTATAGTTATGTATATTTGAGTATGCACAAAGTATATAAGATAGGTTAACATATTTTTGAGTATTCCTTCCCATTTGGGTTTAAATACGTTCTggagttgtttatactttgaatcaAACGCACAGGTACTTGGACCATGGACATTTTCCATCTTGAGTGAAATGCAAACACAAGCTGAATCATTAGGGAATACATTGATACATGGAGCATAGCAGCAACTTTTAGGCCAAGTGTCATCATAGAATTAACGGTGTCACTTGGTTTCAAAGGTCAACTTGTTCTATTTTTTTCTAAGAAAACACAAAAACGTGACACAAGAAACATTAAAGTTCACCTAACTAATTTAATTACATCTAACATGGGCACAGTATGCTTGTAATGGTGTTATAGATAGTGAATATACACGTAGATGCCAATGTTTACCAATTAAAGTTGAACTTGGCTCCATTCCTTACTCGCCATATGCTCCAACAACCGATCCTAATAATCCCTTTTAGGGCTTCTTTTTGCTGACCTTTTAAATCGACATGCTCGTGAATCTCAAGTAAGTCTCTAAAAGAGAAAATACGTAAATTCGGAATCTTGCACTATGAACTAATGAGAGACCAGAGAATAGTAGCAGTGAAACATGAACAAAATAAGTGTTCCATTGTTTCATCTTCATCGCCACACATAACACAAATAGAATCAGGCACATTAATATTTCTTTTTTACATGATCATCTATATGACAGGATATGTAGTCATGTGCTACAAAACGATGAACGGAAAGGATACATGAAATATATAAAGTTATTAACTGGAAGTCATGTGCTACATAAAGATTGAACGCAAAGGATACATGAAATATATAAAGTTAGTAACTGGTTTAATGTTGCGTACATTAAGTGATAGTCACATGTGATAGGTCAAGCATGTGTAGAATGTGGATGATAAATTAATGGTTATTGAATAACAAGTATAGCATGTAGTGGCGGACTCAGGATTTTTTTTCCACTGGGATCCCATTTACGGTGTTAGATTTTTTACAACTAAACGTTAGAATTTCCGGGTCGGTTGTCCTTTAGGTTGGAGCGAGAAACATTGTAAAATAGAATATAAGATGAAACTATACGATCATTGCTTATTAGAAAACACACAGTAAACAAAAGATGTCattgaaatgaaaaaaaaaaaaaacattacaaatATTTAAAGTTGTTCCTACGAAAATCAAACGTAGCCAACCTTAAATATTTTAAACATTAGACGCACTAAAATTATCATCCGGGCTCAAGTTACTACACGTAAGTAATTCGTTTGTTACCTCACTAAAACGTTCGTCAAACTCTGGTATTTGCATATTTAATAGTGAATGATGCCGGAGATATAAGATCAAACTCTCTCTCTCGCTGGTGACCCCTCGTCTTCTTTGCCGTCGTCCAGGCTTCTCTGGCTCTGTATAACAACCTGTATTTGATCGTGCGGGCTCTTCCTTTGCTGATCATAACGAGATTGTTAGCGGAGCTTCGAGTCCGTTTGTGTCGGTGGTGATTGTTCGTCTTCTTTGTCTCCGGCGGTTTTCGTTCTCCTTGGTGTCGTTCTAGTTGCTCGACGGTGAAAAGTTGAATCTATTAGCGGTTGAGGTTTAATCGATTTACAATCTGTAAATTTGGATCTAACCTTCCCTTCTAATTGATTCTCCGGTTTCATCCATTCGCGACCTGTTCCGGCTTTCTGTTCTTTCTGTAGGTCAAGACTTTGATTCTGGTATTCTTTCGGGGTTGGGTGTTTATGGCGGAGTATGGCGATGGTGGGCAGTGGGCAGAAGTACAATATCGGAAAAATAACAGGTCTCGGCCGAATGGTATAGAGATGACATTCCTCGTACAAAATCTACCTAATCGGGTCTCCAAAACCATTCTATGGAGAGCCTTTTTTCCTCACGGATTCATAACGGATGCATATGTAGCCAGGAAGAAGGACTCTAAGGGTAATCACTTTGGCTTTGTCAGGTACGTTGTGGCGGGGAAGGTAGATGTTATTCTACAGGCTATGAATACGGTAAGTATTATGGATACAAAGGTTAAAGTTTCATTGGCGAAATATGACAAGAATCACAGGA encodes the following:
- the LOC110913947 gene encoding uncharacterized protein LOC110913947 translates to MSFTSSSLLSKNCHAIRSISLPTRSHPSTLQVEEELVKFKTWETSVSCISDAETIYHGLTNLGRLYTCVDDLLSLPLTRQALSHHQYEKVVHELEDRSMRLLDICGSFRDIVSQVKAHVRDVQSALRRKGDLNHLNIDASFLKKLIKDAKKSVAEFNQIDHAYSAKPLNIVPHLALVTQVLREVSEVSISVFRTLLFYLSKSISKPKPATKWFTVSKLIKKGPTKCKDQHQIRVEAFDSSTEDIENALECLFRRLIITRASLLNIISQ